The genomic interval TCTCAAAAAGGATGTAGCAGAAATATCAAGGGGTTAGAAACAAGCAGCAAGAATGATTAGAGAGGTCTGGAAAAACTTCCATATGAAAAAAGATGGAAAAGATTAGGACTACTTAATTTATGAGGAGATAAATAAGAGGGGACAAGATagaggtatacaaaataatgattGTATAGAGATGGtagaccttgggtaagtcactttgcctctgtgctgcagttccccatctataaaatggggatactaatacttccctatctcacagtgGTCTTGTGAggataaagtgctttgagatctatcaatgaaaagtgctgtataagaaataggtattattattattccactgTCCTCTGAAGCAGCTAGTGCCAGCTACTGTCCCAAATAGGCTACTGGACCAGCTAGACCTCTAGCCTGATGTAATATGGGAATGTATATGTTAACATGAATCTCAAGCTGTGTTACAATTCAGTGCCTGAGGTTCTTGATCTCAGTCATTTGTCCTGCTTGGCTTCAAAATCTTGCCTGTTAATAATACAGTATTAAGATATTGTGAAAGAGAAAGGGGACAAATACACGTATAAATATTTGTCTGTACATCTTTGCTTAGcactttttaatttttctccttttctaaACAGTGCTTCCTATTAGTGTTATAATCGAGTATGAAATTTCATACCAAACTTTTCTCAGAGATAAAGGACCTCACTGAAATGTATTCTTTCCTTACAGGGCAAGTGCAGAATGACGATGTTCAAGTTTGCTGTAGTCCTATTTTTTGCTATCCTAGCAACATCCACCTGCAAAAGGGATAAATGTCTGGAGGGGGGGACTCACAAGCATAGACCAAGCCCTGAGCTGGACATGCATGAATGCACACTGTACTCTGAATGTAAGAGCTGTTTAATCTTTGGCAGAGAATTTTCAGAATAGTTTAAAAGTTGACCTTTGCATCAACTAACAGTCCCTACCATACCTTTAATTACGTTAACACTGTGCAATATTTACAATAAGAGGTTTGTTTGAAAAGCAACTTTTATTGGCTTTTTCCTTACTACATCCAGTGCCAATTGCAGAGCCAGATACTGCTCTCCTTGAGACCGGTTGCAAAAGTATTGGCTTCAGTAACTGAACTTCAAAAATGTCTGATCCAAATTTCATCCAGTTGTACTCCATTTACTTAAGCTCACACTAGCGATGATTTGGGCTTGATATGAGTATGagaatatttaaaatacagcATAATTGTCTTGATTGTGATGTATCAGTGCACAAAGTATAGTCCTAATTAACTTTCTGACctgattaaaaagtatgaaaactaAAATGCTGTACTGGATATAAATATAAGACTAAAACCAATATTCACTGCGTGtcatcttttttcttctttatttggTAACTTCTGTATGAAAAGTCTGGAGTTCAGAAATTTCACTCCTCCAGCATATGACAGCTGGTTAAACACCACTTAGCTTCTTGGCACTGACTGAATACATTCTCACAAAACAATATTGATGCCAGTTCAGTCCCACTTAATCAGCGGGCACATTATCATTTCCAAGATCATTCACTTACAAGTCGTAGAAAGTCTTTCTTTTGTAAAGCTTCCCTCCCAGTAGTTACCATTTTGGATTAAGTGCCAAAAAGATTCATTCTAAATTTTGAATTTTCCAAATTTTGAGTGTTAAAGTAAACCCTCATTTGGAgtctctttgttttatttccaatAGCTTCCTGTTGCTATGCAAACTTCACAGAGCAGTTGGCTCATTCACCAGTAATTCAAGTAAGCAACAGCTACTGGAACAGATGTGGGAATCTCAGTAAATCGTAAGTCAGCTTTGATATTGTCTATGTCCTGGTGCAATAGGACTATTCCACAATAGCAGAAACTGCCAACATTAACTCCCTCTGGAATTTCTGATGGAAACTCCATAGGTTTTTCTGGAGATGTTGCCTAAAGTGGCTGCCCCCATCTTGGCCCCTCTGCCCAGCTCCTCTTTGCTCCTTCTCTCCTCGCCCCAAAATCCATGGAGTCTTAATCACACTTTGTTCAGGCAGAGTGGCTTCTGCCATTTCATGAAGGGGAGTGACAGCTCTTAAGACCTGCTCTTTTAGAAAATGCTCTCTCTGGTGTGCAATCATCTGGCAATACAAACCAGTAACAAACCTGGTTTAACTGGCTGGTTAAGCCACATTTACAACCATGCCTGCTTTGTACTGCTGTAGCAGTGCAAACAGCTGGCGCATACCATTGAATCTAGCCCATGATTTGTACAGTATCAACAGGGCCTTGtcccttgtttaaaaaaacagatcAATGAGattaagtctttaaaaaaaaatgtaaaaagaaagccAGAAAGGAAAATTGCAAATAATGAGAAAAATTTTTGTAGTCTTGTGAGCCTTGTAAccataaaaaatgtttttctaacTGAGGCTTATAGTTCGTTGCTAGATTTTTAGAGTTTAAAATATGACAGGCTACACAAATAAAAGAATGAAAGGGCAAAACAATCAAGCAAAAGCATATTTGCAAAAGTAATAGCTATCTCCTGCCACGCCCAGGAGAACAACTACAATATGTGATTTTTCAGTAACTTCAGCTGGACTAGAGAAAATCTAAATACTGGTGAAATCATGAGACTATAACACAGAAACAAAGCTTTATGCTGTGGTTTGATGCTACATTTTATTATTGCCTTGAACTTGATCATTTTGTGCCAGCAAAAACTCAGTGGCTCAAATGTTTGTATAAAGCAAATACAAAAGAAGCCCAAATATGATgaattaattcatttaaaaattagagtGAATATTCATGAACTTTTTTGCATGATTTGTCCAGTTCCAGTAATTACACACGCAGAAGCTGCACCCAACATCAAAGGAACGAGTTTAGAATCTATACACAAATAGGACGAGAGGATGGATTTAAACTGCTCCATCTAATCTATAGTGATGGTCCTGTTGAAACCTGTTGGAAAGTGTGGACTATAATCTTGGATGCTGAGAAGCAGActtaattgttgtttttctcactCAATATAGCTGTGAGGATTACATGAAGAAAATTGAATGCTTTTACCGGTGCTCCCCACATGCCGCTCACTGGATCAATCCCAACTACACTGCTGGTATTGAGTTTGTTCCTTTGTGCCAAAACTTCTGTGATGACTGGTAGGTTTAACACTTTACACTGCTCATATGTTTTAGTTATATTTGAGATACCTGCATTACTCGTGTAAGGGGTAGCCACAAATGTGCAAATAATGACCCTCCCAAACAAGTGGCAACAAAATTTGATAGCACTCTGCATCATTTATCTCCCTTCTTTTGTTCaacttctctttttttccctacacctctaatttttcccctttgaatttattaccctgtaaataaTAACATAACTGGCATGGGCAGTACTCAGTGACATCTCCAAGTCTAGTATAAAGTCAGTTTATATAATGGTTTATAATGGTTTTGGAAATACACATTATGTGAGCAGCATAATCACATATATTATCTAAATATGTGCCCATGATATAGATACAATTCCTTTATTTCTGTACCTATTAAGTACACTGTGGAATCATGGGATAAACTAACATAAATTCATTTATGtaataaatttaatttatttttaaccttttgcCTCTTCACCTGTTTTTTGTCTACTAATCCATCTCTGCTGAAACTACTTCTAATACTCCATATTTCAGAGCAGTTTTCAAACAGCCCtcatttaataaaaatgataatgATCTAACCCGAAAATAGTTAATTTTTGCTTCCCCCAAATACAACTCAGATAAAAGCAGGTagtgaaaattactttttgagatGCAAGGCAGGTGGTGGGATAGTTTTAAGCCCAATATCTTGCAAATCATCAGGTCTAGACATCTTGGATCCCACTGGAGAAGTGAGAATTCGGATTTTCCAGTGATCCAGATCCAGCATCTATTTATAGGTATAGAGAGATGTGAAATTTAGATCTTTAATCATGAAACCTTGGTATTTAGCAAAGCTATGTTAGAGCACGTATAGGAGCTGGAAAAATGCATTTGATCTATTTTCTCTATTACCTTTAGGCTTGTGCATGGTAACTAGAGAATTTTGGCTTTACTGGGAAAATGATGTGAATGTAGTACAAATAATGGTTGAGATGTTCAGAGCAGTCTAGAAGATTTAGACACCTGTCTTCCATTCAAAttgatgagagacaaggtgggtgagacaatatcttttattggaccaacttttgttggtgaaagagacagactttcaagcttacacagatctCCTcaagtctgggaaatgtactcagagtatcacagataaatacaagatggaacagattgtttagcctaagtagttaatacatttcaagagagcattcaaggtgaagtgcccCTTAAATACCTGTCCAGTcataggggggaaaggaggggaaaatgcTGGGGATGGGGTTTAGTAGGTTAccaattgttgtaataagccataaatccagtatctctaTCATAGGTACTAGAACTagaggtgatgggggagggggctgccgcacccccggcttgaagtggtttccattatatgcagggtttacagtttggttcaatggctcccagcacccccactatacaaattgttccagcactcctaatctctattcagtccatgatttatagcaggggtggccaacctgagcctgagaaggagccagaatttaccaatgtacattgccaaagagccacagttatacgtcagcagccccctatcagctccccccatCCCGCCCTCTGCCTCCCGCCCgctggcagccccactgatcagcgcctccccgtgcctcctgcccaccacaatcagctgtttcacagtgtgcaggggtctctgggggggaaggggaaggagcgagggcagggcaggctcgggggaaggggcaagagccttgggggaagggggggagtgtggtcaggacctggggcagagctgggggttgagcagtgagcacccctggCACATTGAAAAGTttgcgcctgtagctccagtccgAGAGTTagcacctatgcaaggagccgcatattaacttctgaagaactGCATTTTATAGTATCTGGAAAAGTTAAGAACTTAaattcccaggctcatcttttgaaggtgtatgcaggtttcctttgaggatgaggtctGATAAGTCAGGtacagagtgatcactttgtgaaacgTGTTCACCTGTGggtgacagggtgtttttgtcttttattgtttttctgtgtgagttcctttgagagcatagtgattgttttGTTTCATCCACGTAGTTGTTagtggggcatttagtgcactgggtgaggtgggttgtttttttttaaatatgtccaCTCTGCTCTGTGTCAAAGCTAGAGAAGGCAGGTCGAAGAAGGATAAATCTCATGTGTTCCACCAATGACTTTTATCCTGTTGTAGAAAATTCCATTTTGCTGGAAGAGCAGAATTGTTGACCATGGTTTTAATCCTGGAGCTTTCAGCGGTCTTTTAGATATGCTGGGCCCAGATTTCTGAGTGCCTGGGAGACAGGGACCAAGACCTTTAACTTGACTGGATAGGCTCAGCTCTGTGGATTCAAATCCAAAACCACCACCACTGAAATTTGAAGGTGTTTAGATAATAGATTCCAGGTTGGGCCCATCTCTTATATACAGTATTTGTatagtatcagagtggtagccatgttagtctggatctgtaaaaagcgacaaagagtcctgttgcatctgaagaagtgaggtttttacccacgaaagcttatgcccaaataaatctgttagtctttaaagtgccaccggactccttgttgtttttaaagagtcctgtggcaccttatagactaacagacgtattggagcataagctttcatgggtgaatacgaagaagtgggtattcacccacgaaagcttatgttccgatacatctgttagtctataaggtgccacaggactcttcgtcaGTATTTGTATAGGAATTGCTGTCTTTTTATTTATGGTGGTGCCCAGTATATGCTTGGCTTTTTCCAGACAGATAAGAAAAAACAATCCCTGTCCCaaggatagacagacagatatgTAGACAGGGGTTAGGGGGAATGGGAAACAACATATCACTTTTTTTCTCTAATTTTTACTCTATGTACATGTCACCATGATTCACGATAGGCAGCATTGCAAAAGTAGGGCTTCAAGAGGAATGTAAATATGGAGCGATAAGGGTCTTGTGCATGAACTCTGGAAGGTGACAACTTCAAAATGCATAAGAAGCAGCATGGAAAAGGGCATGGAGGGGTGTCATGTGAAAAGCTGATAAAGGAGCAACTGAGGACAGCATCgttggcagagcagagggggcaAGGGAGTGACATGAAATATGACCAGTCGAAGGGACGGGCAGAGTTATATAGCATTTTGAAGGTGCTGGCAAGAAACTTAAATCTGATGCACTCATGGACGGGAAGACAATGGAAAGTATTCAGAGGGAAGTGATCAGACCAATAAGCGAGGAGACGACCTCCACTCTGTTCTGCAATCCCATCTGTTGTttcaaggcctgatccaaagctcattgtaGTCAGCTGggcacagatcctcaaaggtatgtaggcacctaactctccttaaaatcaataggagttaggcaccatACCCTTGACGGTCTGGGCCTTGGAGTCTTTCTGTTGGATATCAGTGGACTTTGGAGCAGGCCCATAATAGGCAATATGAGATGCCACTGAAAGCTAGAATAAACCTTGTACAATCCATATCAATCATACAAAAAGTCATTATCTATCTGTTATGTAAAATTAAAGAACAGCATAATGGTGAAAGAAAATACACATAGCCCATGTAATTTATGCCAATTTTAAGGCCCCTTTTCCACTGCCAGGGTGGTGGAAAGCAAATGAGAATTAGGCCTGTAATGTATATTACGGGTTTCCGTGATGTTACAAAGCACTCCAGTTTTCCTCATGTGGTTTAGCTGAATATAAACAGAACCAGCTGGTAAATCATGTTTTGTAACCTTAAAGAAAAGACCATTTTGGTCTGGGAGTTTATGCTCCTCGGGACAAGGTCTGTCCCTTCTTGAATGTCTGGAAAGCACCAAGAAGATAGTGAGCAAATAAGAAGTACTTATTTATCTGCAGTATTACTTTCCATCCTATTTCTTATGCATCCCACTCATCTGGTACTCCAGTTGGTGTCATATATACCTGGCATAGGACACAAATATACAAATGACCCAATATATTATATGCATGGGTGTGTGTCTGACAGCTTTCAGTGTCATTCCCATTCTCTCGTCCCACCCAAGGCCAGAGACTAAAAAGGTATTTTGAACGAACTTCCCACTCTCCTTGACATTCCAAAGTAGGATTTCCAAGATTTTCCACATTGTACTCATGGGAGTCCTTTTAGTATGCTGCAGCGCTCCTGGGGAAGTGACCTACTTTCTCCATGTGGTGTGAATGTGCCTGCTGTATACTGTAGTCTTTGTGGCCAGAAATGTGCATAAGATTCTGAGAGAGCAgtgatttcatttaaaataaattcatcTGACTAGCCTGGGGCCTTCCCCTTTCTTCCTATTGTTATAGGATTTCCTGCTGCCATCAGCATTAAAACTGGTCTCTTTGAAAGTCCCTATGAACCGTGCAGAGCCCTGTGGGCGGCTTTCTTTCtgacccatctgtgaaatgggcccCTGCCCATCAGAAGGGGAAGCatgaattctgaaaaataatccTGAACATTCAAATAAGAATTAgcaccaaaataaaaatacttagcaGTGAAGTAACCTGCCCTGTGAAAAGCAGAtcagtcttaggcctggtctacactaggcgggatcgatctaagatacgcaacttcagctacgagaatagcgtagctgaagtcgacgtatcttagatcgacttagaatcacttacttcgcgtcctcgtggcgcgggatcaacggctgccgctcccccgtcgactccacttctgcctcttgctgtggtggagttccggagtcgatggcagagcgatcggggatcgatttatcgcatctagtgtagacgcactaaatcgatccccgatagatcaatcaggtagtgtagacgtacccttaggctatggctacattaGAGAATTTACAGCAGTGCAAGTGCCCCGCcataagctctctaatgtagtcactctaagccgatgggagagagctcttccatcgGCTTAactgctccagcctctggcagtTGCTCTGTCGGCAGGGGAAGCTCTCCCACACCGCGCTTAAGTCAGCACaaattatgtcgctcagggggagtggttaattcacacccctgagcgacataacttacCTCGACTTAAGCtacagtgtagccatagccttagggTGCCTGCTGGCTGGTGTGAGGGGCTTTCACGTTTGCATTTGTGCTTTTCACAAGCCTTTTTTCATGCCTCAAGGAGCCATGTGTGGGTTTCTGGACAGCATGAATCTCTTCAGATGTCAGGACCTTGCATAATTTTGCCCCCCCTAATTGGCTCCCCGTTGAGACTTAAAAAAAAGCCTATGAaaaacagggactgtctcttcctatATGTATGCATTgcactcagcacaatggggcactgatcTTGACCGGAGGACCCTGCACATTACTAATATAGATGATAAATACAAATAGTGATTAATTCAGGTTCCTGTGGGACAGCGTCAAGCCCCCTGTTCAGCAATACTCCTAAGCACAtgtttttaagtgctttgctgaagagggaaggatttaagcacatgcttaaagttaagcatgtgctgaattggagcctaatTGCTGAAGCTCTGATGTTGATAGCTGTACTAGTGCCAGACACAGCAGCACAATGGTACTGGCCAAGCCTGCCTGTCAGTGGCATATTAAGGCTGGATCATAAGAATTGGCCAGTCTATGACCTGCACTGCCAACAGGGCCCCAAAGTCCAGCAGCAGATTACACATGTGGGCAGGCTTGGGACTATCCCATTCTCCCACCCAGTTGTTGCTCAGTTCAGATCTCATTTATCCTCCATCTGTTCTTGCTGTTACCCCCACGAGGGGGTATGATGGAAACAGATTTGAGTCCTTTCTCGAAATGGAGAGAGACTTGTGATCAACAAAGCAACATAGGACTTTGGACAACACACTTCCTAGATTATTCTGCTCAGAGTTCGCCAAAGGCTATCCTTGAAAAGTTGAACTCGTACAATTTAAAGTTTAACATGTCATTGTATCACTACTGAGTGGAGTTCCTGGTATCAAAAGTCCACTCCAGCACTACCAGGTAATTACTGCATCATAAAAGCTTGGCTGTTGAAAACTGACTGAATGTGAAAACGTGAGACAAAAGTATTTTCAGCTTGTTGCACACATTGTATagaaaacaagtttaaaatagCTTTGATCGCTCCTAAGTTTTCAAAGACTAAGGGCCGAATTTGGATGTGAATGCATTGTTGTTCTTATTATTTATAATACACCAGCACCTAAAATCCTAGTAAGGATTGTGGccccattgtgtgaggtgctgtacaaatccaTTAGTAGCGATAGtccttgccctaaagagcttataaACTAGGGCTTAACTTTGTGTGTACAATAGTGCCAACCTTTGCAATTTGATTTTGAGTCttgccccagcttctggagtcatgtgactatgtgagaatctcagctttaatttaaaaaaaaaattaagtttctagccttcatggttgcagagaaaaccttgaaaaggggacctgagtGTACCCTGAAGATTCAAAAACagaaagcaaattgaaaaaaccccaccaaatgtcttctttttcaaaatttgcatgattttaagccaatcttgatTTTTCTGGCCCTGGCTCATGGTTTAGGAACTCTTGGGGTTACTCA from Malaclemys terrapin pileata isolate rMalTer1 chromosome 8, rMalTer1.hap1, whole genome shotgun sequence carries:
- the LOC128842116 gene encoding riboflavin-binding protein-like → MTMFKFAVVLFFAILATSTCKRDKCLEGGTHKHRPSPELDMHECTLYSESSCCYANFTEQLAHSPVIQVSNSYWNRCGNLSKSCEDYMKKIECFYRCSPHAAHWINPNYTAGIEFVPLCQNFCDDWYEACKNDATCIHNWLTDWEWDENGENHCKNECIPYNKVYANGTDMCQSMWGDSFKVSESSCLCLQMNEKDAVAIKYLTSESSEESSSVSSSEERACRRKLRKTELLTEEERGETEVFEIL